From one Rhopalosiphum padi isolate XX-2018 chromosome 2, ASM2088224v1, whole genome shotgun sequence genomic stretch:
- the LOC132919961 gene encoding cyclin-dependent kinase 6: MVSPLSRLQSKTFPAMSSMLQEKENYEELNQIGNGAYGTVYKGRDLVNKGKFVAMKKIKIPLAQDGVPMTTLREIALLKQLDQQQHPNIVKLLDVVHGPRLYNEKCMTLYLVFEHIEQDLATYMARCPKPGMSSEIIKSVMRQILSGVDFLHCNRVVHRDLKPQNVLVSSDLRIKIADFGLAKIYDFDMKLTSVVVTLWYRAPEVLLGLPYATAVDVWACGCIMGEMYKLSPLFDGESEAEQLDRIFRVIGLPSALNWPKNVSLLRSSFESYPQTCLKTVIPDLCSKGEDLLMKMLIFDSTERVSAREALKHPYFNET; this comes from the exons ATGGTGTCCCCACTATCCCGATTGCAGTCCAAGACATTCCCGGCCATGTCTTCCATGCTACAAGAAAAGGAAAATTATGAAGAGCTTAATCAGATAGGAAATG gAGCATATGGTACTGTGTATAAGGGCCGAGATCTTGTCAACAAAGGAAAATTTGTGGCTATGAAAAAGATCAAAATTCCTTTAGCCCAGGATGGCGTGCCCATGACTACTCTACGTGAGATTGCTCTACTCAAACAACTCGATCAACAACAACATCCGAATATTGtcaa ACTTTTGGATGTAGTACATGGTCCTAgactatataatgaaaaatgcaTGACACTGTATTTGGTGTTTGAACACATTGAACAAGATTTAGCCACCTACATGGCACGATGTCCTAAACCAGGAATGTCTTCTGAAATCATTAAG agTGTTATGCGACAAATATTATCAGGAGTTGACTTTCTTCACTGCAATCGTGTTGTACATCGTGATCTCAAACCACAAAATGTTTTAGTGTCCAGTGATCTAAGAattaaaattgctgattttggTCTAgccaaaatatatgattttgatATGAAGTTGACCTCAGTT gttgtAACATTATGGTATCGAGCACCTGAAGTTTTATTAGGTTTACCTTATGCTACTGCTGTTGATGTGTGGGCTTGTGGCTGTATTATGGGAGAAATGTACAAATTATCTCCTTTATTTGATGGTGAATCTGAAGCTGAACAGTTAGATAGGatatttag GGTGATTGGTCTACCATCTGCATTAAATTGGCCAAAGAATGTTTCTTTATTGAGAAGTTCTTTTGAGTCTTATCCACAGACTTGTTTGAAGACTGTAATCCCCGATCTATGTTCTAAGGGAGAAGATTTGTTAATG aaaatgttgatatttgaCAGCACTGAACGAGTGTCAGCTCGTGAGGCTTTGAAACATCCATACTTTAATGAaacataa